Proteins from a single region of Streptomyces spinoverrucosus:
- a CDS encoding VOC family protein: protein MESTGSPTPHDRLTLRGVDHLAHVTWDPEATVSFYRDALGLPLVHAVTGTGWLSENFPDFVHFFFALGNGNHLAFFYYFDLPQDQAPDDLMHVSRHIALHVDTEEELLAWRGRLKAAGIRVTPPLAHEMIESIYFDDPNGIQLEITRPLREFGGIDARDAELTVAALTDVVRKGDPSLKATWQRKAELIAARHERDTN, encoded by the coding sequence ATGGAATCCACCGGCAGCCCCACTCCGCACGACCGGCTCACGCTCCGGGGAGTCGACCACCTGGCCCACGTCACCTGGGACCCCGAGGCCACCGTGAGCTTCTACCGCGACGCTCTCGGCCTGCCGCTCGTCCACGCCGTCACGGGAACCGGCTGGCTGTCGGAGAACTTCCCGGACTTCGTCCACTTCTTCTTCGCCCTCGGCAACGGCAACCACCTGGCCTTCTTCTACTACTTCGACCTCCCCCAGGACCAGGCCCCCGACGACCTCATGCACGTGTCACGGCACATCGCCCTGCACGTCGACACCGAGGAAGAGCTCCTTGCCTGGCGCGGCAGGCTCAAGGCCGCCGGAATCCGGGTCACGCCACCGCTGGCCCACGAGATGATCGAATCCATCTACTTCGACGACCCGAACGGCATCCAGCTCGAAATCACCCGTCCGCTGCGGGAGTTCGGGGGCATCGACGCGCGCGACGCCGAGCTGACCGTGGCCGCGCTGACCGACGTGGTCCGCAAAGGCGATCCGTCGCTCAAGGCCACCTGGCAGCGCAAGGCCGAACTGATCGCCGCACGACACGAGAGGGACACCAACTGA